The Macaca mulatta isolate MMU2019108-1 chromosome 9, T2T-MMU8v2.0, whole genome shotgun sequence genomic sequence GACTAGTGGCAGAAAAAtggagatacatttttaaaaaaattactcattAAAAAGAAAGTGTAAGGTTAAAAAAAGAGGTAAATAGACACTTGTTTAGGGCAGAGgctaaaggagagaaaataaaagatctCAATCTTCAACCCAAAACCAGGCTCTGAATGGCACTAAAGCTTGGGGCTTAGTGCCTGGGGTCCTCTCACAGGCAACTTCCAGAGGAGCTGGGCTCAGAAGAGAATCAAGTTTAGGACTTGGGGGAATAGTTAAGGCTAGGCAGGCAGGGTAGTGTACTAAGTAAGAGCTCAGCCTCTGGGCTTAAACAGGTCTGGGTTTAAGTTCTGGGATCTGCCCCTTAGTGTCCATGGGACCTTGGAGAAACTGCttaacttccctgagcctcatCTGTAAtacagggataataatagtaccttccTCCAACAAGGATGCATGTAAAAGCGTCAGTGTGGGGGTCATTGTTCCACCACTCTCCCATTGCAGAGAAAGGGAAACTCCGGCAGCAGTTGACCTACCAGAGGTAACGCAGCAGGTGTGGCCATAACTAGTCTCAGGACTTACGCACTCTGATGCTCAGGGTAAGAGGGGTCCAGTAAAGGCAGACGGAGTCAGAAAGACTTGGTTACAAATCCCACCCAGCTGTGCCACCTACTAGTTGTGGCAGCCTGAGATTGTCTGAttcaagtaagaaaaaaaaattcctatgtCCTCCTCTGTAGaggctgagaaaattaaatgacttgATATAGTAAAGTGTGCAGGGTCAGTTCCAAGGGCTAATCTGATTAACTTTTACAAACAGCAAATGGGTTGATATTCATGAAGACGCAGGGCCAGAAAGTCAAGAAAACTAGGTATAGGCAGTTCTGgtgatttctttattctttataaacACCTTTTTCTACAGTACAATTCAGAGAATAAATAGAGGCACACGGCTATAACTTCCACCACCATCTGCTGTTGAGGAGACATTTAGTGTGAGGCTAGGGGGCTAGAGGTGGGGGACATATTTGGGTACCAGGGTAACGGGAGGCCTCCGTGATAAACTGCAGAGATCCCATCAGTAAGGTCTGACTGCGGCCTGACGGTCAAGGCTCATGATAGAAGAGCTACAGAGAGCCAAATGCTCCTTTAGTTCCCTACAGTCCTAGAGTAGGTCCAGTTCTACCAAAACCCCAGGGGTTTGGGTGAGTCTGATTTATCGGTCCACTGGGAAGAAACTGTGTCAGCCCAAGCCATCCCTATGAATTCAGTTCACTCCATGGTAGGGCCTGAACTGGCCTAAATATTCTACCCTTTTCCCTGGAGTTAGTCACATATACAATTAATAAGATTACTGTTTATGTGAGTTTTTTTCTTGACTGCCCCAAAAAGGGATCCTGTTCCCCATCTAAGGAAGGAGAGAGGCACACACATGGGGATTATCTGCTGTAACTTGGTGAAGGAAGACAGTCTGTCTTCTAAAGGGAGGAGGAAATAGCACTCTTACCGAATCCTTCTCAAGGGCATAGGCAGGAATGAATACCAGTCTGATCAGACCAAGTGAAAGCCTGGAGCTATGATTCTAACTAGCATGAGGAGTAACATACGGAAAAGCTctgccagccaggcacagtggctcacacctgcaatcctagcactctggcaggcccaggcaggagcatcgcttgagcccaggagtttgagacaagcctgagcaacatagcaagacctggctcatttttttataataataaaataaaaggctgggcgtggtggctcacgcctgtaatcccagcactttgggagaccgaggtgggtggatcacaaggtcaggagtttgagaccagcctggccaacatggtgaaaccccatctctacttaagaaaatacaaaaattagccgggtgtggtagcgcactcctgtagtcccagctactcaggaggctgaggcaggggaatcgcttgaacctgggaggtggaggttgcagtgagacgagattgcgccactgcactctagcctggacgacagagtgagactccatctcaaaataataataataataataataataataataataaaattaaaaaagaaaagctctggCCTTGACTTTCACAGGGCTGCTCCACTGAGCCACCCCtatctttttcctgtttctccagGGTGGCACAGAGCACTGGCCCTAAGGTGGGGTAGAATCACCTGCCCCAAAAGCAGCAGAATGAAGGTTCTGTATCACTTGgcagaaaatgaagcagaaggGTCACAGCAGGCTGCACTGGGTAACCCGAGGTCTTAGGAACAGAGTATCAACAGTGAGAAGAGGCGGTTCCTCCGTCCTCCAGCACACAAGGGTCAGGGAAAGACAGAACCACCAATGACTGAGCAGCGTCCGCTGGCCAGCATCCTCAGCACTTTTCTGCGGTCCAGTTCTGGAATGGCAGGTGACAGGGCACATACAAGACCTCTGCTCCACTGTCATTGTCAACTCATCTCAGCTCTGGTTCATTTGTTCACCTCGAGTCAACAAGGGGCGCACTGGCTTTACCCAATACTTGTCAGCTGGTGCCCACCGCGCTGTCAGGCAGTGAGATTTCTGGCTGACTTGGAGGCGCTCTGGGCCCGCTGAACGACGGCAGAACACTTCTCACGCCGCAGCAGCTTGTTGTTCTCAAAGAGACCTTCATTGCGGGGGATTCCATGAGAACCATCGGGGAAAGTCAGCAGGCCTTTGAGGAGGGCAGAGAAAACATGGGAGTAACAATGGCGTTAATGTCTCAAAGGTGAGCTCGATATGTTGAGGCTGAAGAAGAGAAAAACTCGCAGCTCTACTCAGGAGCACTCTATTGGTGAGTTCAATGGATAGGCGTCAGGGATGGCCGCTATGGATTGCTGGACCCCCGCAGGATTAAAACGAAACAGGTATATTTCCACCCATATTATGCCCACCTAAGTCACCCACCCTGCTGGGCTGCAACTTACCAAAACCATCTACTCTGCCGTTTTTAAATTCCCCCTCAAACGTCATGTTGTCGTATCGAATGAAGACTCCGACGCCATTAAACTTGCCCTGGGCAAACTCCCCCTCATACCTGCAGAAACACCAGAAGTTAGCCTTCAGTGGGAAGTTCGCTGTCCAGATTAATGGAGTTGAGCAGCTGCGGATCTCTGTTATTTAATAATGCCAAGGAGCAAGCCGATTCCACCTGTCACATAGCTCCATCTACCCCATCTAGTCCCAGCCAGCAGAGAAGGATCAGAGTATATATGCCATGAAGCCCTGATCTCAACGAAAGAAGATAGGACGGGAATGGGAGTGGGGTGGAAAGTCACTCACTTGGTTGACATTTCAAATTTTAGGTCCACTTAAAAAATAACCAATAAAAAGGACTACTTAGTCCTCATCTGTGTTCTGCAGGGAGTGAGACAAGCTCAGGATTGACCAGATATTTACCAGTGTCCCATTTTTATGTCAGACCCTCCCTTATTTAAGGCTAAGAAAGGAATGACCTCATACCCACCTTGAACCATCTGAGAAGGTCAATACCCCAAAGCCATTAAAGAGCCCATTCTCAAAATGACCCAGGTAGGTGCCACCATCTGCAAACATCAGTTGACCAAAACCATGCCTGCGGCCTGAACAAAGAGAAGGACAGGTGTCAGGTTGGAAGGAGGCAGTTTCAGGGTCCCTTCTTACTCTTCTAGCATCCCTTACCTGCCATCACCCTACCcacaaagaaaacaagagaagcaGTGACATTAGCAGGGCAGAGGATTATTAGCCAGAGTCAGGCACTGGGAAAACCTGGCTCCTGGGGCCTTCCCATCTTATCACTACAGATTACAGCAGGTCTACCCAAGTATGAATAAGAGAGcacttaaaaataacaacagctggccaggcgcagtagctcatgcctgtagtgccagcattttgggaggccaaggtgggtggatcatgaggtcaagagatcaagacagtctggccaccatggtgaaacctcgtctctactaaaaatataaaaattagctgggtgcagtggcgcgtgcctgtagtcccagctagtcggcaggctgaggcaggagaatcacttgaacccgggaggcggaggttgcagtgagtcgagatcgggctaccgcactccagcctgggcaacaagagcgagactctgtctcaaaaaaacaaacaatagctggctgggtgcagtggctcacgcctgtaattctagcactttgggaggccgaggaggcaggtggatcacctgtggtcaggagttcaagaccagcctggctaacatggtgaaaccctgtttctattaaaacaacaaaaaattagctgggcatggtggtggtgttgtgctcctgtaacccagctactcaggaggctgaggcaggagaatcccttgaacacaggaggcggaggttacagtgggccgagatcatgccattgaactccagcttgg encodes the following:
- the MORN4 gene encoding MORN repeat-containing protein 4 isoform X1, producing the protein MARRRAGPMRSGVAPGCLGNSQWAAGIVPSAVARDGGVKWGKRWWRWRRARWQPGAHQRKSPRSWSPASRRDGHPERLVPGRRHGFGQLMFADGGTYLGHFENGLFNGFGVLTFSDGSRYEGEFAQGKFNGVGVFIRYDNMTFEGEFKNGRVDGFGLLTFPDGSHGIPRNEGLFENNKLLRREKCSAVVQRAQSASKSARNLTA
- the MORN4 gene encoding MORN repeat-containing protein 4, which encodes MTLTKGSFTYSSGEEYRGEWKEGRRHGFGQLMFADGGTYLGHFENGLFNGFGVLTFSDGSRYEGEFAQGKFNGVGVFIRYDNMTFEGEFKNGRVDGFGLLTFPDGSHGIPRNEGLFENNKLLRREKCSAVVQRAQSASKSARNLTA